In Eucalyptus grandis isolate ANBG69807.140 chromosome 4, ASM1654582v1, whole genome shotgun sequence, the following proteins share a genomic window:
- the LOC104442801 gene encoding uncharacterized protein LOC104442801, whose translation MFALAIVLLLAHMSLCACRFQQEKRSVASQNYDVFLSFKGGDTRTGFTDFLYNSLVAAGVHVFRDDDALPVGKEIGAEILRAIRDCRIAIPIISEQYAQSKWCLRELTEVMDCYKKHGKSVFPVFYKVHVVDVSRQGRNFEEALSKHERQCSSEEVLEWRKALTSVARIRGWISQTVANGHEGELVKMIVAKVSSELKTTWIERLPIFIRSVYLHLSEKKRKESKCQVFLAFRGPDTRHGFAAFLYISLVAAGIRVYGDDDPNLIGKDVAHEIFNAIDHSKISIPIISKRYASSHWCLKELAQMVECKRTKGQKILPIFYKVRPSYVRDISHCFGEDMLRHKELVDESTYEQWEQALKEVGSSKGWVSEKIANGHEGILVKQVIKEVSKILKNPQTHDPPSPPLNIDKSRSK comes from the exons ATGTTTGCTCTAGCAATCGTTCTATTGCTAGCCCATATGTCTCTGTGCGCTTGCAGATTCCAACAGGAGAAAAGAAGCGTGGCCTCTCAGAACTATGATGTGTTCCTAAGTTTCAAAGGCGGAGATACTCGAACCGGCTTTACCGATTTCCTCTACAATAGCCTGGTAGCTGCTGGGGTCCACGTCTTCAGGGATGACGACGCACTCCCAGTCGGCAAGGAGATTGGCGCGGAGATTCTCCGGGCCATCAGAGATTGCAGGATCGCAATTCCCATCATTTCTGAACAGTACGCACAAAGCAAATGGTGTCTCCGAGAGCTCACAGAGGTTATGGATTGCTACAAAAAGCATGGGAAATCAGTCTTCCCTGTATTCTATAAGGTGCATGTCGTTGACGTAAGTCGCCAAGGCCGTAACTTTGAAGAGGCTCTATCTAAACATGAGAGACAGTGCAGCTCAGAAGAAGTGCTAGAATGGCGGAAAGCGTTGACTTCTGTAGCGAGGATTAGAGGGTGGATATCACAGACAGTTGCCAATGG GCATGAAGGAGAGCTAGTGAAGATGATAGTGGCAAAGGTTTCGAGTGAATTGAAGACCACGTGGATTGAACGACTTCCCATATTCATAAGATCAG TGTATCTTCAcctttcagaaaagaaaagaaaagaaagtaaatgcCAAGTGTTCTTGGCCTTTCGTGGCCCTGATACTCGACATGGCTTTGCTGCTTTCCTCTATATCAGCCTTGTGGCTGCAGGAATTAGAGTGTATGGCGATGATGACCCGAACCTCATAGGTAAAGATGTTGCTCATGAGATTTTCAATGCTATCGACCACTCCAAGATATCCATTCCAATTATCTCTAAAAGGTATGCCTCCTCTCACTGGTGCCTTAAGGAGCTAGCACAAATGGTTGAatgtaaaagaacaaaagggcAAAAGATATTGCCCATCTTCTATAAAGTGAGGCCCTCATATGTGCGAGACATATCACATTGTTTTGGAGAGGACATGCTTCGACATAAGGAGCTGGTTGATGAAAGTACTTATGAGCAGTGGGAGCAAGCTCTCAAGGAGGTTGGGTCCTCCAAAGGATGGGTATCAGAGAAAATCGCTAATGG GCATGAAGGGATACTTGTAAAGCAAGTCATCAAGGAGGTTTCGAAGATTTTGAAGAATCCCCAAACACATGATCCACCATCCCCTCCACTGAATATTGATAAATCCCGGAGTAAGTAA